A single window of Fischerella sp. PCC 9605 DNA harbors:
- a CDS encoding type II toxin-antitoxin system HicA family toxin, with protein MDLNNKQLEILKLIFTNPIPANILWKDVESLFIALGADVSQGKGSRVRVKLNGIRAVFHEPHPEKETDKGAVKSVREFLIEAGIEPL; from the coding sequence ATGGATCTTAATAATAAACAACTTGAAATTTTAAAATTAATTTTTACAAATCCAATCCCTGCAAATATTCTTTGGAAAGATGTTGAAAGTTTATTCATAGCTTTAGGTGCTGATGTTAGCCAAGGGAAAGGTTCACGTGTGCGTGTGAAATTAAATGGAATTAGAGCCGTTTTTCATGAACCGCATCCTGAAAAAGAAACGGATAAAGGAGCAGTTAAATCGGTGAGAGAATTTTTGATCGAAGCAGGAATTGAACCTTTATAA
- a CDS encoding type II toxin-antitoxin system HicB family antitoxin has protein sequence MTYKGYTASIEVDIEAGILFGRVLDIKDVVTFKAKTIDEARQEFENSVDDYLAFCEELGEEPDKPFSGKLPFRTTPEKHRKIFIAAKKAGTSINAWMDQVLTVAADQAINTL, from the coding sequence ATGACTTACAAAGGATACACAGCCAGTATTGAAGTAGATATAGAAGCCGGAATCCTTTTTGGACGTGTATTAGACATTAAGGATGTAGTGACATTTAAGGCGAAAACTATTGACGAGGCGCGTCAAGAATTTGAAAATTCTGTTGATGATTATCTAGCTTTTTGCGAAGAATTAGGAGAAGAACCTGATAAACCTTTTTCTGGAAAACTTCCCTTTCGTACTACCCCTGAAAAACACCGAAAAATTTTTATTGCTGCCAAAAAGGCTGGTACAAGCATAAACGCTTGGATGGATCAGGTTTTGACAGTAGCCGCAGATCAAGCCATTAATACTCTGTAG
- a CDS encoding deoxyribodipyrimidine photo-lyase, 8-HDF type → MSDLILFWHRRDLRISDNTGLATARRQSAKVVGVFCLDPNILERDDVAPVRVTYMIGCLQALQKRYAQAGSQLLILHANPTQAIPALAAALGAKAVFWNWDVEPYAQERDRTIIDALQEKGIEFLENNWDQILHPPEDIRTGSNQPYTVYTPFWKNWISKPKAKPVETLENAEGLTEAEKEIAKTAGVIELPSAQDLGFVWDGELIIAPGEEAAQERLEEFCDRAINEYQEQRNFPAIDGTSRLSAALKFGAIGIRTVWQATQEALENSRSEETETNIRTWQQELAWREFYQHAMYNFPELAEGAFRDTFKNFPWETNEEHFQAWCEGRTGYPIVDAAMRQLNEIGWMHNRCRMIVASFLTKDLLINPQMGEKYFMQKLIDGDLSANNGGWQWSASSGMDPKPVRIFNPASQAQKFDPEGEYIRQWVPELGSLDTEYLITGKITPLERRAIGYPLPIVDHKQQQKLFKERYQQQKAG, encoded by the coding sequence ATGTCTGACTTAATTCTGTTTTGGCATCGTCGCGATTTACGTATCTCTGATAATACAGGACTCGCTACTGCACGACGGCAAAGTGCAAAAGTTGTAGGTGTGTTTTGCCTCGATCCAAATATTCTCGAACGGGATGATGTAGCGCCTGTGCGAGTAACTTACATGATTGGCTGTTTGCAGGCACTACAAAAGCGATATGCTCAAGCTGGTAGCCAGTTGTTGATACTCCACGCCAACCCGACGCAAGCAATTCCTGCACTGGCAGCAGCACTTGGTGCAAAAGCCGTATTCTGGAATTGGGATGTGGAACCCTATGCCCAAGAACGCGATCGCACTATCATTGATGCACTGCAAGAAAAAGGGATTGAGTTTCTAGAGAATAACTGGGATCAGATTTTGCACCCACCAGAAGATATCCGCACTGGTTCCAATCAACCTTACACTGTTTATACTCCCTTCTGGAAGAATTGGATTAGCAAACCAAAGGCGAAACCAGTAGAAACTCTGGAAAATGCTGAGGGTTTAACGGAAGCAGAAAAAGAAATTGCCAAGACTGCTGGAGTGATTGAACTGCCTTCAGCCCAAGATTTAGGATTTGTCTGGGATGGAGAATTAATTATTGCCCCAGGTGAGGAAGCAGCGCAAGAACGTTTAGAGGAATTTTGCGATCGCGCTATTAATGAATATCAAGAACAGCGGAATTTTCCAGCGATTGATGGCACATCGCGACTGAGTGCAGCATTAAAATTTGGGGCGATCGGCATTCGTACTGTCTGGCAAGCGACACAGGAAGCCTTAGAAAACAGTCGCAGTGAAGAAACAGAAACTAACATTCGCACCTGGCAACAAGAACTGGCGTGGCGAGAGTTCTATCAACATGCTATGTATAACTTCCCAGAATTAGCAGAAGGTGCTTTCCGCGATACTTTCAAAAACTTTCCTTGGGAAACTAATGAAGAACATTTCCAAGCTTGGTGTGAGGGTAGAACAGGTTATCCTATCGTTGACGCAGCGATGCGTCAGTTGAATGAAATTGGATGGATGCACAACCGTTGCCGAATGATTGTTGCCAGTTTCTTGACAAAAGATTTGCTGATTAATCCTCAAATGGGTGAAAAATACTTTATGCAGAAACTCATTGATGGGGATTTATCTGCAAACAACGGCGGTTGGCAATGGAGTGCTTCTAGTGGGATGGATCCTAAGCCAGTACGTATTTTTAACCCTGCCAGTCAAGCGCAAAAATTCGATCCAGAAGGTGAATATATTCGGCAATGGGTTCCTGAATTAGGTTCTCTGGATACAGAATACTTAATTACTGGTAAAATTACACCTTTGGAGCGTCGAGCTATTGGTTATCCCCTTCCCATTGTGGATCACAAACAACAACAAAAACTGTTTAAAGAACGTTATCAGCAGCAAAAAGCTGGATAA
- a CDS encoding Rpn family recombination-promoting nuclease/putative transposase produces the protein MKTDTIFYRLFQSFPSIFFELINQPPETAIAYQFSSVEVKQLAFRIDGVFLPKNNVLSPIYFVEVQFQPDKKFYSRLFTEIFLYLDKTELTNNWRGVVVYPTRSIDVAETERYIELLTSGRVRSLYLDELDSSAEQSIGISTVKLVIEPESGAADKARELINLAKQQITDAITQQEFLELIETIIIYKFPLKSRKEIEQMLGLSELKQTKVYQEAKLEGKLEGKLEGKLEAVPFMLSLGATVEQIAEALKLDIESVRQVAESTKTIQEKSGESDTAK, from the coding sequence GTGAAAACAGATACAATATTTTATCGCTTGTTCCAAAGCTTCCCCAGTATTTTCTTTGAACTCATCAACCAACCACCCGAAACTGCGATCGCTTACCAATTTTCATCGGTTGAAGTCAAACAACTCGCTTTCCGTATCGATGGGGTGTTTCTCCCCAAAAACAATGTATTATCCCCCATATACTTTGTAGAAGTTCAATTTCAACCAGATAAAAAATTCTATTCTCGCTTATTTACAGAAATTTTTCTTTACCTTGATAAAACCGAACTTACCAACAATTGGCGTGGGGTTGTGGTTTATCCAACTCGTAGTATTGATGTGGCAGAGACAGAACGGTACATTGAATTACTAACATCTGGAAGAGTCAGGAGCCTATATCTGGACGAATTAGATTCATCAGCAGAACAGTCGATTGGCATTAGTACAGTTAAATTAGTTATAGAGCCAGAATCAGGTGCAGCTGACAAAGCCAGGGAGTTAATTAATCTTGCCAAGCAACAAATAACAGATGCAATTACCCAACAGGAATTTCTAGAATTGATAGAAACGATAATAATTTACAAATTCCCTTTGAAAAGTCGGAAGGAGATTGAGCAAATGTTGGGATTAAGCGAGTTAAAGCAAACCAAGGTTTATCAAGAAGCTAAGTTAGAAGGTAAGTTAGAGGGCAAGTTAGAGGGTAAGTTAGAAGCAGTTCCTTTTATGTTGAGCTTAGGTGCAACCGTAGAACAAATAGCGGAGGCACTAAAGTTAGATATAGAGTCAGTGAGACAGGTAGCAGAATCTACAAAAACAATACAGGAAAAAAGTGGCGAATCGGACACTGCTAAATAA